The proteins below are encoded in one region of Cucurbita pepo subsp. pepo cultivar mu-cu-16 chromosome LG10, ASM280686v2, whole genome shotgun sequence:
- the LOC111803647 gene encoding E3 ubiquitin-protein ligase RHA2B-like, translating into MGALSEFFSHLHTMTAVFITLLLLECVTLIRTIFGLRPNADKRVITTAQFLKLIEEKNPTIRFSKKVTSSSDDQCAVCLSEFEEGEMVRKLQCNHTFHKDCLDNWLKLFFATCPLCRCKVLPDDIVAGYRRLRDRVEYDGSDEELIFLLSALHAAGNNYL; encoded by the coding sequence ATGGGAGCTCTCTCCGAGTTCTTCTCCCACCTCCACACAATGACCGCAGTCTTCATCACCCTTTTACTTCTCGAATGCGTTACTCTCATTCGCACCATCTTCGGTTTGAGACCTAACGCCGACAAGCGCGTAATTACGACGGCGcagtttttgaaattgatcGAGGAGAAGAATCCGACCATCCGATTCTCCAAGAAAGTTACCTCGAGTTCGGACGATCAGTGCGCCGTTTGCCTCTCTGAATTTGAGGAAGGGGAGATGGTACGGAAATTGCAATGCAACCATACTTTTCACAAGGATTGCCTCGATAATTGGTTGAAACTCTTTTTTGCTACCTGTCCGCTTTGCCGGTGTAAGGTTTTGCCGGACGATATCGTCGCCGGTTACCGCAGGCTGCGAGACCGTGTAGAGTACGACGGCAGCGACGAGGAGCTCATCTTTTTGTTATCGGCATTACATG